From Micromonospora nigra, one genomic window encodes:
- the pknB gene encoding Stk1 family PASTA domain-containing Ser/Thr kinase: protein MTAQARLLGGRYQVGELLGYGGMAEVHRGRDLRLGRDVAIKMLRTDLARDATFQMRFRREAQNAASLNHPAIVAVYDTGEEQAPTGETLPFIVMEFVNGRTLKEVLGAEARLQPRRALEICADMCAALEFSHRHGIIHRDIKPGNVMLTQTGQVKVMDFGIARALASGATTMTQTSAVIGTAQYLSPEQARGEAVDARSDVYAAGCVLFELVCGHPPFVGDSPVSVAYQHVREAPPTPSDVNPDVTPAIDAIVLKALSKNPLNRYQSAGEMRADLLRAAAGRPVMATPVLREDETMPMSAAGAAAGYPAAAGAPQTRQIPARVGDPRQRRASSWLIATFAALGVLAVIALVAALLLNQRDADEVAVPTVTGLSQQDAFAQIRQAGFNPQAGEQVFDDSCREGTVASQQPAAGAPLEPNSTVTVRVCGGKPEVTIPPALVNSPFENVEQQLTDLDLEVDRKDVNSSAAEGTVVKVDPPSGTSVAEGTKVTVEVSNGRITKVPNVLDRTQSQAERELQQAGYDVEVVEGDPVPAAEAGRVTAQDPRGGTELLKGKKVTIEVTVPEKVDPTPSQSPPTPTPTPTEPDDDGGGDGGGLLPTPPVRLPDD, encoded by the coding sequence ATGACAGCGCAGGCCCGCCTGCTCGGAGGCAGGTACCAGGTCGGCGAGCTGCTCGGCTACGGCGGCATGGCCGAGGTGCACCGCGGTCGCGACCTGCGGCTCGGCCGGGACGTCGCGATCAAGATGCTGCGCACCGACCTGGCCCGCGACGCCACGTTCCAGATGCGCTTCCGCCGGGAGGCGCAGAACGCGGCGTCGCTCAACCACCCCGCCATCGTCGCCGTCTACGACACCGGCGAGGAGCAGGCGCCCACGGGCGAGACGCTGCCGTTCATCGTCATGGAGTTCGTCAACGGGCGGACGCTGAAGGAGGTCCTCGGCGCGGAGGCCCGCCTCCAACCCCGGCGGGCGCTGGAGATCTGCGCCGACATGTGCGCGGCGCTGGAGTTCAGCCACCGGCACGGCATCATCCACCGGGACATCAAGCCCGGCAACGTCATGCTGACCCAGACCGGCCAGGTCAAGGTCATGGACTTCGGGATCGCGCGGGCCCTGGCCAGCGGTGCCACCACCATGACGCAGACCAGCGCCGTGATCGGTACGGCCCAGTACCTCTCGCCCGAACAGGCCCGGGGCGAGGCCGTCGACGCCCGCTCCGACGTGTACGCCGCCGGCTGTGTGCTCTTCGAGCTGGTGTGCGGGCACCCGCCGTTCGTGGGCGACAGCCCGGTGAGCGTCGCCTACCAGCACGTACGCGAGGCCCCGCCGACGCCCAGCGACGTCAACCCGGACGTCACCCCGGCGATCGACGCGATCGTCCTCAAGGCGCTGTCGAAGAACCCGCTCAACCGCTACCAGAGCGCCGGCGAGATGCGCGCCGACCTGCTCCGCGCCGCCGCCGGGCGGCCCGTGATGGCCACTCCGGTGCTGCGCGAGGACGAGACGATGCCGATGTCCGCGGCCGGCGCGGCGGCGGGCTACCCGGCCGCCGCGGGCGCTCCGCAGACCCGGCAGATCCCGGCCCGGGTCGGTGACCCGCGGCAGCGGCGGGCCTCCTCCTGGCTCATCGCGACCTTCGCCGCGCTCGGCGTGCTCGCGGTGATCGCCCTGGTGGCCGCCCTCCTGCTGAACCAGCGCGACGCCGACGAGGTCGCCGTGCCGACGGTGACGGGGCTCAGTCAACAGGACGCGTTCGCCCAGATCCGACAGGCCGGCTTCAACCCGCAGGCCGGTGAGCAGGTCTTCGACGACAGCTGCCGGGAGGGCACGGTGGCGAGCCAGCAGCCCGCCGCCGGGGCGCCGTTGGAACCGAACAGCACGGTGACCGTCCGTGTCTGTGGCGGCAAGCCCGAGGTCACCATCCCGCCCGCCCTGGTCAACTCGCCCTTCGAGAACGTCGAGCAGCAGCTCACCGACCTCGACCTGGAGGTCGACCGCAAGGACGTCAACAGCAGCGCCGCCGAGGGCACCGTGGTCAAGGTGGACCCGCCCTCGGGCACCAGCGTCGCGGAGGGCACCAAGGTGACCGTCGAGGTCTCCAACGGCAGGATCACCAAGGTTCCGAACGTGCTCGACCGGACCCAGTCGCAGGCCGAGCGGGAACTCCAGCAGGCGGGCTACGACGTGGAGGTCGTCGAGGGTGACCCGGTGCCGGCGGCCGAGGCCGGCCGGGTGACCGCCCAGGATCCACGCGGGGGAACGGAACTGCTCAAGGGCAAGAAGGTGACCATCGAGGTGACCGTGCCGGAGAAGGTCGACCCGACGCCGTCGCAGTCGCCGCCGACTCCGACCCCGACGCCGACCGAACCGGATGACGACGGCGGCGGGGACGGCGGCGGCCTGCTTCCCACCCCGCCGGTGCGACTCCCCGACGACTGA
- a CDS encoding peptidoglycan D,D-transpeptidase FtsI family protein, producing the protein MNAPLRRVGIVVMVLFGLLFANLNWIQAYKADEYRTSDYNGRVQVAEYERRRGNIEAGGTALAVSKETDGELKFLRTYPGGAKYAHVIGYKPVNLAATGVERFENDFLAGTSDQLIANRVKDMFTGDRTAGGNVLLTLSRRAQDVAYDQLRNNNRGADKGAAIAIDPRTGAVQAMVSMPSFDPNPLASHSTSEATAAYNRLEQDPDRPLRNRALAETLPPGSTFKIVVAAAALENGVGPETRIPAGPSFTPPTSGEPIRNAAPSICPESEVTLIDAVTESCNTGFAQLGLRLGADTIKEKARQFGFEQDDLRVGRPGEGGLEVAASRTGSMENPDGGDDPGALAQSSIGQRDVRMTPLQGALIAATVANGGRQYEPYVVRQLLGPDRTTVYEPVEPRVLRQPVSSQVAGDLRDMMVSVVRNGSGGNAQINGYTVGGKTGTAQSAPDRPDHGWFIGFVLDKDGNAISAVCVLLEQAGSGGSAEAARIAGQIMRAVIAEPGGR; encoded by the coding sequence GTGAACGCACCGCTGCGCCGGGTCGGCATCGTCGTCATGGTCCTGTTCGGTCTGCTCTTCGCGAACCTCAACTGGATCCAGGCGTACAAGGCCGACGAGTACCGCACCAGCGACTACAACGGCCGGGTCCAGGTCGCCGAGTACGAGCGCCGCCGGGGCAACATCGAGGCCGGCGGCACCGCGCTCGCGGTGAGCAAGGAGACCGACGGCGAACTGAAGTTCCTGCGCACCTACCCCGGGGGCGCGAAGTACGCGCACGTCATCGGCTACAAGCCGGTCAACCTCGCCGCCACCGGCGTCGAGCGGTTCGAGAACGACTTCCTCGCCGGCACCAGCGACCAGCTCATCGCCAACCGGGTGAAGGACATGTTCACCGGCGACCGCACCGCGGGCGGCAACGTGCTGCTCACCCTGTCCCGCCGGGCCCAGGACGTCGCGTACGACCAGCTGCGCAACAACAACCGGGGGGCGGACAAGGGCGCGGCCATCGCCATCGACCCGCGTACCGGGGCGGTGCAGGCGATGGTCTCCATGCCCAGCTTCGACCCCAACCCGCTGGCCAGCCACAGCACCAGTGAGGCGACCGCCGCGTACAACAGGCTGGAGCAGGACCCGGACCGGCCGCTGCGCAACCGCGCGCTGGCCGAGACGTTGCCGCCCGGCTCCACCTTCAAGATCGTGGTGGCCGCGGCGGCGCTGGAGAACGGCGTCGGTCCGGAGACCCGGATCCCGGCCGGGCCCAGCTTCACCCCGCCGACCTCGGGTGAGCCGATCCGCAACGCCGCGCCGTCGATCTGCCCGGAGTCCGAGGTGACCCTGATCGACGCGGTCACGGAGTCCTGCAACACCGGGTTCGCGCAGCTCGGCCTGCGGCTCGGCGCTGACACGATCAAGGAGAAGGCCCGCCAGTTCGGCTTCGAGCAGGACGACCTGCGGGTCGGCCGGCCCGGCGAGGGCGGCCTGGAGGTGGCCGCCAGCCGGACCGGCAGCATGGAGAACCCCGACGGCGGCGACGACCCGGGTGCGCTGGCCCAGTCGTCCATCGGCCAGCGCGACGTGCGGATGACCCCGTTGCAGGGGGCCCTGATCGCGGCCACGGTCGCCAACGGCGGCCGGCAGTACGAGCCGTACGTGGTGCGGCAGCTGCTCGGCCCCGACCGCACCACCGTCTACGAACCCGTCGAACCCCGGGTGCTGCGCCAGCCGGTCAGCAGCCAGGTCGCCGGAGACCTGCGGGACATGATGGTCAGCGTCGTCCGGAACGGCAGCGGCGGCAACGCCCAGATCAACGGCTACACCGTCGGCGGCAAGACCGGCACGGCCCAGTCGGCACCGGACCGACCCGACCACGGCTGGTTCATCGGCTTCGTGCTCGACAAGGACGGCAACGCCATCTCCGCCGTGTGCGTGCTGCTGGAACAGGCCGGCAGCGGCGGCAGTGCCGAGGCGGCCCGGATCGCCGGCCAGATCATGCGGGCGGTCATCGCCGAACCCGGGGGGCGCTGA
- a CDS encoding cell division protein CrgA, translating to MPKSQVRKKKVYTPPTDVRPTATAATRKPSPVWLPVTAVALIVFGIGWLVVYYLSEQEYPIMSLGYWNLAVGFGAMVASLVLLSRWR from the coding sequence GTGCCCAAGTCTCAGGTCCGCAAGAAGAAGGTGTACACCCCGCCGACGGACGTCCGTCCGACGGCCACGGCGGCGACGCGCAAGCCTAGCCCGGTGTGGCTGCCGGTCACGGCGGTCGCGCTCATCGTCTTCGGCATCGGGTGGCTGGTCGTGTACTACCTCTCCGAGCAGGAGTACCCGATCATGTCGCTCGGGTACTGGAACCTGGCGGTCGGCTTCGGCGCGATGGTCGCCTCGCTCGTGCTGCTCTCCCGCTGGCGCTGA
- a CDS encoding (Fe-S)-binding protein, with the protein MGSVQIVTTILAAAITAVAVWLAARAVMKMVAVIRLGQPDPSRFTDKGTRTTTMLAETAGHTRMLRWSVVGAAHWFVMVGFVVLSLLVLEAYFEVVSPTGGLPLVGGWALYGLVTEWIGILGIIAILVLIAIRFRNRPTRPGGKSRFTGSTMWQGYFVEAVVLAVLIMGFVIRGFKVATDHFEYPTWATPLSHAVGSILPDAEAGVSIAALIKIMISMTWLIVIGLNVTMGVAWHRFLAFPNIFFKRNPGAAGSGLGALRPMMSQGKPLDFEEADPEKDQFGVAQVEQFTWKGLLDFSTCTECGRCQSQCPAWNTGKPLSPKLLVLSLRDHAYAKAPYLLAGGGKDLTGEEKATAAQLAHVDVLALAEAEKPLIGTAEEGGIIDPDVLWSCTTCGACVEQCPVDIEHVDHIVDMRRYQVLIESNFPSEAGVMLRNLENKGNPWGAPQNTREDWTKGLDFEVPRVGEVEDFEYLFWVGCAGAFEDRAKKTTRAVATLLNEAGVSFAILGEGETCSGDPARRIGNEFVFQMLAQQNVETLNEAFEGREKSRKKIVATCPHCFNTLGNEYGQLGGEFEVVHHTQLLAHLVSTGKLTPVQPVDGGVTYHDPCYLGRHNRVFAAPREVLGSAVAGEGGDGRGGAGDSGLVEMPRNSERSFCCGAGGARMWMEEKIGKRINVDRVEEAMSTGARTVAVGCPFCSTMLNDGVNGKGAGEQVEVVDVASVLLRSVRPDQTRTSEEPVAG; encoded by the coding sequence ATGGGCAGCGTCCAGATCGTCACCACGATCCTCGCGGCCGCCATCACCGCCGTTGCGGTGTGGCTCGCGGCGCGTGCGGTCATGAAGATGGTGGCGGTGATCCGGCTGGGTCAGCCCGACCCGTCCCGCTTCACCGACAAGGGCACGCGCACGACGACCATGCTGGCGGAGACCGCCGGCCACACCCGGATGCTCCGCTGGAGCGTGGTGGGTGCCGCGCACTGGTTCGTGATGGTCGGCTTCGTCGTGCTGTCGCTGCTGGTGCTCGAGGCGTACTTCGAGGTGGTGTCCCCGACGGGCGGTCTGCCGCTGGTCGGCGGCTGGGCCCTCTACGGCCTGGTCACCGAGTGGATCGGCATTCTCGGCATCATCGCCATCCTGGTGCTGATCGCGATCCGGTTCCGCAACCGGCCCACCCGGCCCGGCGGGAAGTCCCGGTTCACCGGCTCCACCATGTGGCAGGGCTACTTCGTCGAGGCCGTCGTCCTCGCGGTGCTGATCATGGGCTTCGTCATCCGGGGCTTCAAGGTCGCCACGGACCACTTCGAGTACCCGACCTGGGCGACCCCGCTCAGCCACGCAGTGGGCTCCATCCTGCCCGACGCCGAGGCCGGAGTGAGCATCGCCGCCCTCATCAAGATCATGATTTCGATGACCTGGCTCATCGTGATCGGGCTCAACGTCACGATGGGTGTCGCCTGGCACCGCTTCCTGGCCTTCCCCAACATCTTCTTCAAGCGCAACCCCGGCGCCGCCGGTTCCGGTCTCGGTGCCCTGCGGCCGATGATGAGCCAGGGCAAGCCGCTCGACTTCGAGGAGGCCGACCCCGAAAAGGACCAGTTCGGCGTCGCCCAGGTCGAGCAGTTCACCTGGAAGGGCCTGCTGGACTTCAGCACCTGCACCGAGTGCGGGCGCTGCCAGTCGCAGTGCCCGGCCTGGAACACCGGCAAGCCCCTGTCGCCGAAGCTGCTGGTGCTCAGCCTGCGCGACCACGCGTACGCCAAGGCGCCCTACCTGCTGGCCGGCGGCGGCAAGGACCTGACCGGCGAGGAGAAGGCCACCGCCGCGCAACTCGCCCACGTCGACGTGCTCGCCCTCGCCGAGGCCGAGAAGCCGCTGATCGGTACCGCCGAGGAAGGCGGCATCATCGACCCCGACGTGCTCTGGTCCTGCACCACCTGCGGCGCCTGCGTCGAGCAGTGCCCGGTCGACATCGAGCACGTCGACCACATCGTCGACATGCGCCGCTACCAGGTGCTCATCGAGTCGAACTTCCCCTCCGAGGCCGGCGTCATGCTGCGCAACCTGGAGAACAAGGGCAACCCGTGGGGGGCCCCGCAGAACACCCGCGAGGACTGGACCAAGGGCCTCGACTTCGAGGTGCCGCGGGTCGGCGAGGTCGAGGACTTCGAGTACCTGTTCTGGGTCGGCTGCGCCGGCGCGTTCGAGGACCGGGCCAAGAAGACCACCCGCGCGGTCGCCACGCTGCTCAACGAGGCCGGCGTCTCCTTCGCCATCCTCGGCGAGGGCGAGACCTGTTCGGGTGACCCGGCCCGCCGGATCGGCAACGAGTTCGTCTTCCAGATGCTCGCCCAGCAGAACGTGGAGACCCTCAACGAGGCGTTCGAGGGCCGCGAGAAGAGCCGGAAGAAGATCGTCGCCACCTGTCCGCACTGCTTCAACACCCTGGGCAACGAGTACGGCCAACTCGGCGGCGAGTTCGAGGTCGTGCACCACACCCAGTTGCTGGCGCACCTGGTCAGCACCGGCAAGCTCACCCCCGTGCAGCCGGTCGACGGCGGGGTGACCTACCACGACCCCTGCTACCTGGGCCGGCACAACCGGGTCTTCGCGGCCCCCCGCGAGGTGCTCGGCAGCGCCGTCGCGGGCGAGGGCGGAGACGGTCGCGGCGGCGCGGGCGACAGCGGCCTCGTCGAGATGCCGCGCAACAGCGAGCGCTCCTTCTGCTGCGGTGCCGGCGGCGCCCGCATGTGGATGGAGGAGAAGATCGGCAAGCGGATCAACGTGGACCGGGTCGAGGAGGCCATGTCCACCGGGGCGCGGACGGTCGCCGTCGGTTGCCCGTTCTGCTCGACCATGCTCAACGACGGGGTGAACGGCAAGGGCGCCGGCGAGCAGGTCGAGGTGGTCGACGTGGCCAGCGTGCTGCTCCGCTCGGTCCGGCCCGACCAGACCCGCACCTCCGAGGAGCCGGTGGCCGGCTGA
- a CDS encoding aminodeoxychorismate/anthranilate synthase component II has protein sequence MRVLVIDNYDSFVFNLVQYLGQLGAECEVRRNDEIDLAGVGEAGADGILLSPGPGSPDRAGICLDVIRRYGGELPIFGVCLGHQAIGEAFGATVARAPELLHGKTSEVRHQSTGVLTGLPDPFTATRYHSLAVRPETLPDELEVTGWTDSGVVMAMRHRTLPIEGVQFHPESVLTEGGHLMLANWLAACGHREALDRAPALAAEVDARRRAAFATI, from the coding sequence ATGCGTGTCCTTGTGATCGACAACTACGACTCGTTCGTGTTCAACCTCGTGCAGTACCTGGGCCAGCTCGGCGCGGAGTGCGAGGTGCGCCGCAACGACGAGATCGACCTTGCCGGGGTCGGCGAGGCCGGCGCGGACGGCATCCTGCTGTCACCCGGCCCCGGCAGCCCGGACCGGGCCGGCATCTGCCTCGACGTGATCCGCCGCTACGGCGGCGAGCTGCCGATCTTCGGCGTCTGCCTCGGCCACCAGGCGATCGGAGAGGCGTTCGGCGCCACCGTGGCCCGAGCCCCCGAGCTGTTGCACGGCAAGACCTCCGAGGTGCGGCACCAGTCGACGGGTGTGCTCACCGGGCTGCCCGACCCGTTCACGGCGACCCGCTACCACTCGCTCGCCGTACGGCCGGAGACCCTGCCGGACGAGCTGGAGGTCACCGGCTGGACCGATTCGGGGGTGGTGATGGCGATGCGTCACCGCACGCTGCCGATCGAGGGGGTCCAGTTCCACCCCGAGTCGGTGCTGACCGAGGGCGGGCACCTGATGCTGGCCAACTGGCTGGCCGCCTGCGGTCACCGCGAGGCGCTGGACCGTGCCCCGGCGCTGGCCGCCGAGGTGGACGCCCGTCGCCGCGCCGCCTTCGCCACCATCTGA
- a CDS encoding class E sortase: MSSPEDGRQRPHGDEQTEILPRIDRTATAPARPAPAGRWPDPVLPPRSAEPPAVAAGPQPAAPRPSAGPQPAAIRPPAGPQPAAIHPPAGPQPAAIHPPAGPQPAAPRPSAGPTPLTPAAASPGPRPAAPQSPPTTTAAPRPAVGPADPGRPTNPGRFDPPADHPGLPDQSLWQGSAPRRATDDPRPRTPGGDAPWSTRTPDPPPVWPGGSVVRPGAPTPSVPAGQTAPSAAGQTAPHRTSPPPAAGQRSAQPTPAGRPGAAPPPAGQHGAAPHAGQHGPAGDAPTALIPRLDRTAAGPGTPADPATTAVIPAVGGRTRPTPDSTALMGAVPRTPPREDAAEAGEPDEPPRPRRGERVVQLRPHQTGEGYRSVYSELTRPTVWSRVRTGLRLSGELLITFGLVVLLFAGYEIWGKSAIVDAHQDDLTQQLAQAWGPEGDPTVAPSASASAKPKPPVNGKPLAGLYIPKLDKQWVVVEGVTQKDIRYAPGHYPDSAMPGRVGNFSVAGHRNRATFWRLDELRDGDPIVVEGRDEWYVYQVTDNIIVKPTQVEVVAPVPGKPGAKPTKRMLTLTTCNPKFDNYERLIIHAELTRSQPKSEGRPAELGG; encoded by the coding sequence GTGAGCAGCCCGGAGGACGGTCGGCAGCGCCCGCACGGCGACGAGCAGACCGAGATCCTGCCCCGGATCGACCGCACCGCGACCGCGCCGGCCCGTCCGGCTCCCGCCGGCCGGTGGCCCGACCCGGTGCTGCCGCCGCGCTCCGCGGAGCCTCCGGCCGTCGCCGCCGGCCCGCAGCCCGCCGCCCCGCGTCCGTCCGCCGGCCCGCAGCCCGCAGCCATCCGCCCACCCGCCGGGCCGCAGCCCGCCGCCATCCACCCACCCGCCGGGCCGCAGCCCGCCGCCATCCACCCACCCGCCGGGCCGCAGCCCGCCGCCCCGCGCCCATCCGCCGGCCCGACGCCCCTGACGCCCGCCGCGGCTTCCCCGGGTCCTCGGCCGGCGGCACCGCAGTCGCCGCCCACGACCACCGCCGCGCCACGGCCGGCCGTCGGCCCCGCCGACCCCGGGCGACCCACGAACCCGGGGCGCTTCGACCCGCCCGCCGACCACCCCGGCCTCCCCGACCAGAGTCTCTGGCAGGGGTCGGCACCCCGGCGGGCCACCGACGACCCCCGGCCCCGCACCCCGGGCGGCGACGCGCCATGGTCGACCCGCACCCCCGACCCGCCCCCGGTCTGGCCGGGCGGGTCGGTCGTGCGACCGGGTGCCCCCACCCCGTCCGTCCCCGCCGGGCAGACCGCCCCGTCCGCCGCCGGGCAGACCGCCCCGCACAGAACGTCGCCGCCGCCGGCCGCCGGCCAGCGCAGCGCGCAGCCGACACCCGCCGGCCGACCCGGAGCAGCACCGCCGCCCGCCGGCCAGCACGGAGCAGCACCCCACGCCGGCCAGCACGGACCGGCCGGGGACGCGCCCACCGCCCTCATCCCCCGACTCGACCGGACAGCGGCCGGCCCCGGCACGCCGGCCGACCCGGCGACCACCGCCGTCATCCCGGCGGTCGGCGGGCGTACGCGGCCCACGCCCGACTCGACCGCGCTGATGGGCGCCGTACCCCGGACCCCGCCCCGCGAGGATGCCGCCGAGGCCGGGGAGCCAGACGAACCGCCCCGCCCCCGGCGCGGGGAACGGGTGGTGCAACTGCGCCCGCACCAGACCGGTGAGGGCTACCGGAGCGTCTACTCCGAGCTGACCCGCCCGACGGTCTGGTCCCGCGTGCGGACGGGCCTGCGGCTCAGTGGCGAGCTGCTGATCACCTTCGGCCTGGTGGTGCTGCTGTTCGCCGGTTACGAGATCTGGGGCAAGTCGGCCATCGTCGACGCCCACCAGGACGACCTCACCCAGCAGTTGGCACAGGCGTGGGGGCCGGAGGGCGATCCGACGGTCGCCCCGTCGGCCAGCGCGTCCGCCAAGCCGAAGCCGCCGGTGAACGGCAAGCCGCTCGCCGGGCTCTACATCCCGAAGCTCGACAAGCAGTGGGTCGTGGTCGAGGGCGTCACGCAGAAGGACATCCGGTATGCCCCGGGCCACTACCCGGACAGCGCCATGCCCGGCCGGGTCGGCAACTTCTCGGTCGCCGGGCACCGTAACCGGGCGACCTTCTGGCGGCTGGACGAGCTGCGCGACGGCGACCCGATCGTCGTCGAGGGCCGCGACGAGTGGTACGTCTACCAGGTCACCGACAACATCATCGTGAAGCCCACCCAGGTGGAGGTGGTCGCCCCGGTGCCCGGTAAGCCCGGCGCGAAGCCGACGAAGCGGATGCTGACCCTGACCACCTGCAACCCGAAGTTCGACAACTACGAACGGTTGATCATCCACGCGGAGCTGACCCGCAGTCAGCCCAAGTCGGAAGGTCGCCCGGCGGAGCTGGGGGGCTGA
- a CDS encoding DUF881 domain-containing protein: MEYTSGAASWQKVVRRLVAGLLPGRPHRRSGWSIGVPVIAVAAGLLFTTTATTAGGTALREDRRPQLTQLIEDRRAQVAANEARAAELRAEVEGRTTALAGSDAPIREQQDRAAEYRAAAGFTALTGPGVTVELNDAPRLGDQTLPDGATNDDLVVHQGDVQAVVNALWAGGAEAMSIMNVRVLTTSAVRCVGNTLLLHGRVYSPPFKIVAIGDPATLQRALADSEGVRLYKDAVDDYQLGYSETVSTVTVPAFEDSTTLRSATVPR, encoded by the coding sequence GTGGAGTACACATCCGGCGCGGCATCCTGGCAGAAGGTCGTGCGACGCCTGGTCGCCGGCCTGCTGCCCGGGCGGCCACACCGGCGCAGCGGCTGGTCCATCGGGGTGCCCGTCATCGCGGTCGCCGCCGGGCTGCTGTTCACGACCACCGCCACCACGGCCGGCGGCACCGCCCTGCGGGAGGACCGCCGCCCCCAGCTCACCCAGCTCATCGAGGACCGGCGCGCCCAGGTGGCGGCCAACGAGGCCCGCGCCGCCGAGCTACGCGCCGAGGTCGAGGGCCGCACCACCGCCCTTGCCGGGTCCGACGCCCCGATCCGCGAGCAGCAGGACCGCGCCGCCGAGTACCGGGCCGCCGCCGGGTTCACGGCGCTCACCGGGCCCGGTGTGACCGTTGAGCTCAACGACGCACCCCGGCTCGGCGACCAGACGCTGCCCGACGGCGCCACCAACGACGACCTGGTGGTGCACCAGGGAGACGTCCAGGCGGTCGTGAACGCCCTCTGGGCCGGTGGCGCCGAGGCGATGTCAATCATGAACGTCCGCGTGCTGACCACCAGCGCGGTACGCTGCGTCGGTAACACCCTGCTGTTGCACGGCCGGGTGTACTCCCCACCGTTCAAGATCGTAGCAATCGGCGACCCCGCCACCCTTCAGCGGGCCCTCGCCGACTCTGAGGGAGTCCGGTTGTACAAGGACGCGGTCGACGACTACCAGCTCGGCTACAGCGAGACCGTCTCCACGGTCACCGTGCCAGCGTTCGAGGACAGCACGACGCTGCGCTCGGCGACGGTGCCCCGGTGA
- a CDS encoding serine/threonine-protein kinase — MLSPGVQLGNRYRLDERIASGGMGDVWRGTDQVLGRTVAVKSLLPALLDEPGFAERFRGEARTMATINHPGVVDVYDFGNDQQIAFLIMEYVEGDPLSATLSRVGRLTPARTMALVAQAADALHAAHGKGIVHRDVKPGNLLVRPNGTLVLTDFGIARSELVGQLTAAGSVLGTASYISPEQATGQVATPASDVYALGVVAYQCLAGRRPFEGDNPLEIAMRHVREHPRPLPPDIPPQVRAVVERAMAKDPAARWPSAAALSNVARQLKAQLSQQARAGGQKPVSGAPSSPAPAPGRAQVPSPSSPRPPAAQPPRPPVTAQPPRPPVSQPRPTVVAPAGHPHRPAAQASTGYPRGAAPTRPPAARPVAYAQSGPQPAPRRSRTGVWLLAVLLAALVLLCSGVISYKVREQLNTGAPVVDAPRTVTSDALRLAGRDDLAGTAYRRLDRVRSGSDETTTSEGRQTR; from the coding sequence ATGTTGAGCCCCGGCGTCCAGCTCGGCAACCGCTACCGTCTCGACGAGCGGATCGCCAGCGGCGGCATGGGCGACGTCTGGCGCGGCACCGATCAGGTGCTCGGCCGCACGGTCGCCGTGAAGAGCCTGCTTCCGGCGCTGCTCGACGAACCCGGCTTCGCCGAGCGGTTCCGGGGCGAGGCGCGGACGATGGCGACGATCAACCACCCCGGCGTGGTCGACGTCTACGACTTCGGCAACGACCAGCAGATCGCCTTCCTGATCATGGAGTACGTCGAGGGCGATCCGCTGTCGGCGACGCTGAGCCGGGTCGGCCGGCTCACCCCGGCCCGCACGATGGCGCTGGTCGCGCAGGCCGCCGACGCCCTGCACGCCGCCCACGGCAAGGGCATCGTGCACCGGGACGTCAAGCCCGGCAACCTGCTGGTCCGGCCGAACGGCACGCTCGTGCTGACCGACTTCGGCATCGCCCGCTCCGAACTGGTCGGCCAGCTCACCGCCGCCGGCTCGGTGCTGGGCACCGCGTCGTACATCTCGCCCGAGCAGGCCACCGGGCAGGTCGCCACCCCCGCCTCCGACGTGTACGCGCTCGGTGTGGTCGCCTACCAGTGCCTCGCCGGCCGGCGGCCGTTCGAGGGTGACAACCCGCTGGAGATCGCCATGCGGCACGTCCGGGAGCATCCCCGGCCGCTGCCGCCGGACATCCCGCCGCAGGTGCGGGCGGTGGTGGAGCGGGCGATGGCGAAGGACCCGGCGGCCCGCTGGCCCAGCGCCGCGGCGCTGTCCAACGTCGCCCGGCAGTTGAAGGCGCAGCTCTCCCAGCAGGCGCGGGCCGGCGGCCAGAAACCTGTCTCCGGCGCTCCGTCCTCGCCGGCGCCCGCTCCCGGCCGCGCCCAGGTGCCGTCGCCCTCGTCGCCCCGCCCGCCGGCCGCCCAGCCGCCCCGGCCGCCCGTCACCGCCCAGCCGCCCCGGCCGCCGGTGAGCCAGCCGCGCCCCACCGTGGTCGCGCCGGCCGGGCACCCGCACCGGCCGGCGGCGCAGGCGTCGACCGGCTACCCGCGAGGGGCCGCCCCGACACGCCCACCTGCCGCCCGACCGGTGGCCTACGCGCAATCCGGCCCGCAGCCCGCACCCCGCCGTTCGCGAACCGGCGTCTGGTTACTCGCCGTGCTCCTGGCGGCACTGGTCCTGCTCTGCTCCGGCGTGATTTCCTACAAGGTGCGGGAGCAGTTGAATACCGGTGCGCCGGTGGTGGACGCCCCACGAACGGTGACATCCGACGCGCTGCGGCTCGCCGGACGAGACGATCTGGCCGGCACGGCGTACCGTCGACTGGATCGGGTCCGATCCGGCAGCGACGAGACGACGACGAGCGAAGGACGACAGACGCGATGA